In Flavobacteriaceae bacterium, the following proteins share a genomic window:
- a CDS encoding NAD(P)/FAD-dependent oxidoreductase, whose translation MEHIVIIGNGISGVTVARHIRKLSDKKITIVSAETDYFFSRTALMYIYMGHMKFEHTQPYENWFWEKNRIELKNGYVSKVNTSNKQLEFDNGETLSYDKLVIASGSKPNKFGWPGQDLNGAMGMYHKQDLENLEKRAPNNKVCKRAVIVGGGLIGIELAEMLNSRNIPVTFLVREKSFWNGVLPDGESQMINRHIKNHHIDLRLGFNLKEISSDENGNVKSITIAETNEVIECNVVGLTAGVSPNINFLKDSGIELGRGVKVNRFLETNIKDIYAIGDCAEQHEGINGRRPIEAVWYTGRMMGETLAQTICGNRIQYNPGHWFNSAKFLDIEYQTYGWVFSKPRENEAHFHWKHEDDTKCITVNYNTETNAFIGINTFGIRMRHETFDRWLTEQRDVDYVINNLAEANFDPEFYKTFESEIQSAFKNQLQTA comes from the coding sequence ATGGAACACATTGTTATCATTGGAAATGGAATATCTGGCGTTACAGTAGCTAGGCATATTCGTAAACTTTCAGACAAAAAAATCACTATTGTTTCTGCAGAAACTGATTATTTCTTTTCTCGTACTGCACTTATGTATATTTATATGGGGCATATGAAATTTGAACATACACAACCTTATGAGAATTGGTTTTGGGAGAAGAACAGAATTGAATTAAAAAATGGGTATGTATCTAAGGTCAATACTTCTAACAAACAGTTAGAGTTTGATAACGGAGAAACTTTGTCTTATGATAAATTAGTTATTGCATCTGGTAGCAAGCCAAATAAATTTGGTTGGCCAGGACAAGATTTAAATGGTGCAATGGGAATGTATCATAAACAAGATTTAGAAAATCTCGAAAAACGTGCGCCTAATAATAAAGTTTGTAAACGCGCAGTAATTGTTGGTGGCGGCCTTATAGGTATTGAGTTAGCAGAAATGTTAAATAGTAGAAACATCCCTGTAACATTTTTAGTTCGTGAGAAAAGTTTTTGGAATGGTGTTTTACCAGACGGTGAAAGTCAAATGATAAACAGGCATATTAAAAATCATCATATCGATTTACGTTTAGGGTTTAATCTAAAAGAAATTTCCTCTGACGAAAACGGAAATGTAAAATCTATTACAATTGCCGAAACTAATGAAGTTATAGAGTGTAATGTTGTTGGACTAACTGCGGGTGTTTCTCCAAACATTAATTTTCTTAAAGATTCTGGTATAGAACTAGGAAGAGGTGTTAAAGTAAATCGTTTTTTAGAAACTAATATTAAAGATATTTATGCTATTGGTGATTGTGCAGAACAACACGAAGGTATAAATGGACGCCGCCCTATTGAAGCTGTCTGGTATACCGGACGCATGATGGGAGAAACTTTAGCGCAAACTATTTGTGGTAATCGTATACAATATAATCCTGGACATTGGTTTAACTCAGCTAAGTTTTTAGATATAGAATATCAAACTTACGGATGGGTATTTTCCAAGCCAAGAGAAAATGAAGCACATTTTCATTGGAAACACGAAGATGACACTAAATGTATTACCGTAAATTATAATACAGAAACTAATGCTTTTATTGGCATCAATACTTTTGGTATTAGAATGCGTCATGAAACTTTTGATCGTTGGTTAACTGAACAGAGAGATGTAGATTATGTTATTAATAATCTTGCCGAAGCTAATTTTGATCCGGAATTTTATAAGACTTTTGAGTCAGAAATTCAATCAGCATTTAAAAATCAATTACAAACAGCATAA
- a CDS encoding 4Fe-4S binding protein, producing MSNKLNHSMSLAKPDPQDISNKQKIALALGVIGLFILVLALANINLPNKAIFLVVSLGLISLGTVIYSRDMYLSKLEGIKNDGLWFKSISSRGAWGWIAGIILTAFYIVLYFKAELLGKGQGIDGANTGLISLFDPLSQLLAGRDASEWFVYGVLYTLAIFAFGYKFMLKYKHNRYQQLRTASVMFFQLGFAFLIPEFLHRLNSDLPYNNLANMWPLNYYNFDQYRIDGFINSGSLGMAFLIFGILSIFVISPFLTYKYGKRWYCSWVCGCGGLAETAGDSFRQLSSKKMSIWKLERWMIHAVLVFSVIMTIALVYTYLGYDPNKYWLTKGTFLLLSGGFLTLIFAAVMIFKRKELGKDTKYGAIGYFVVLGLLVALHLTGTINEVFFINNGTLRSTYGIYIGSIFSGVIGTGFYPILGNRTWCRMGCPMAAILGFQQRLFSKFRITTNGGQCISCGNCSNTCEMGIDVRAYAQKGENIVRSSCVGCGICAAVCPRGVLKLENDSMEGRINPTDVLLGNDVDLMELVNSKIK from the coding sequence ATGAGTAATAAATTAAATCATAGTATGTCTTTGGCTAAACCTGATCCACAAGACATTTCAAACAAACAAAAAATAGCATTAGCTTTAGGAGTAATTGGTTTGTTTATCTTAGTATTAGCGTTAGCAAATATAAATTTGCCCAATAAAGCTATATTTTTAGTTGTTTCTTTAGGGCTTATTTCTTTAGGTACAGTTATTTATTCAAGAGATATGTATTTATCTAAATTAGAGGGCATTAAAAATGATGGCCTTTGGTTTAAATCTATTTCATCCCGTGGTGCATGGGGTTGGATAGCAGGTATTATACTTACTGCATTTTATATCGTTTTATATTTTAAAGCAGAATTATTAGGTAAAGGGCAAGGTATTGATGGAGCTAATACTGGATTAATATCATTATTTGATCCTCTAAGTCAACTACTGGCAGGTCGAGATGCCAGTGAATGGTTTGTTTACGGCGTACTATATACATTAGCTATTTTTGCTTTTGGCTATAAATTTATGTTAAAATATAAGCATAATCGTTATCAGCAGTTACGTACAGCATCGGTTATGTTTTTCCAATTAGGGTTTGCTTTTTTAATTCCTGAATTTCTACATCGTTTAAATTCTGATTTACCATATAACAATTTAGCAAATATGTGGCCTCTTAATTATTATAACTTTGATCAATACAGAATTGATGGTTTTATTAATAGTGGCTCGCTTGGAATGGCATTTTTAATTTTTGGAATATTATCAATTTTTGTAATCTCCCCATTTTTAACTTATAAATACGGAAAGCGTTGGTATTGCTCTTGGGTTTGTGGTTGTGGAGGACTGGCAGAAACTGCTGGAGATTCATTTAGACAGTTATCCTCTAAAAAGATGTCAATTTGGAAATTGGAGCGTTGGATGATACATGCTGTTCTCGTATTTTCTGTAATTATGACTATTGCTTTAGTGTATACCTATTTAGGATATGACCCAAATAAATATTGGCTAACAAAAGGCACTTTCCTTTTATTATCTGGAGGATTCTTAACTTTAATTTTTGCAGCAGTTATGATTTTTAAACGCAAAGAGTTAGGTAAAGATACTAAATACGGTGCAATAGGCTACTTTGTTGTTTTAGGGTTACTAGTAGCGCTTCACCTTACAGGGACAATTAATGAAGTGTTTTTTATAAATAATGGAACACTTAGATCTACATATGGTATTTATATAGGATCTATATTTTCAGGAGTCATTGGTACTGGATTTTATCCAATATTAGGAAATAGAACTTGGTGTAGAATGGGATGTCCTATGGCTGCAATTTTAGGGTTTCAACAACGTTTATTCTCTAAATTCAGAATTACAACAAACGGTGGGCAATGTATTTCTTGTGGTAATTGCTCTAATACTTGTGAAATGGGTATTGATGTAAGAGCTTATGCTCAAAAAGGAGAAAATATTGTACGTTCAAGTTGTGTGGGTTGTGGTATATGTGCTGCTGTTTGCCCAAGAGGGGTTTTAAAATTAGAAAATGATTCTATGGAAGGACGTATTAACCCAACAGATGTATTGTTAGGAAACGATGTAGATTTAATGGAGTTAGTAAATTCCAAAATCAAGTAA